The Pyrenophora tritici-repentis strain M4 chromosome 8, whole genome shotgun sequence genome contains a region encoding:
- a CDS encoding Herpes-BLLF1 domain containing protein, with protein MAAVAQSHVQDDVHPLLRHPRPIKRDPATAQRMLSMIADSDDVLRSIHREKSVTTRWLERPMYGDSKVVGGEEEKEEVKEQPVVLKEEAKEQPVLLKEEAPKENTKESDFDLLDKWTNPDRPTSSFNPEETLKKLVPNPDPNSNIDASSMRRRPQPLTRPISYNAQHLLSPDWTASPSTLSPQTSSQRPASSYLDSLDRTRGGISSRGSCECEHPQVHPVAYTYPPTQQAIEARKERPASYQPDSFTSLDSPPLPPRPRPTSYATYQPRPRVRSGGKIASSRGLRNNTYPNNLSKPVPGSAAKAVAGENIENDMVYQRFGDDEVGPPTPATSGAPTLSPLPAWSAASATPINTGRDVFEQFEEKSKPEKKIKHRWSTIPQALKNFSAKRRESAATQDQPKFSMVVDDLRRMNLTAENLQHYEAVSSRESTPKRMSTVDLIPTPTLTPSDFPPTHLDAPLPAPFAPWANAPPSPAVTADRRRSSGNPLTLNTMSSGVETMPQVRPVSWHSRRSSIIAVPSPGVTCTAPQLRHTKDVAISPRATPPSSRPCSRRNTPAIERTCILCKTSRPVYEFVQRRITANCWHEPATCAGCMQGWLRQSVDINGWEGCSCPECGERMASEDVAAFAEVSPL; from the coding sequence ATGGCGGCTGTGGCGCAGAGTCATGTTCAAGATGACGTACATCCGTTGTTGAGACATCCACGCCCAATCAAGAGGGATCCCGCAACAGCGCAGCGCATGCTTAGCATGATTGCAGACTCTGACGATGTATTGAGAAGTATCCACCGCGAAAAGTCTGTTACAACACGATGGCTAGAACGACCAATGTACGGAGATTCAAAGGTGGTTGGCGGAGAGGAAGAAAAGGAGGAAGTCAAGGAGCAGCCTGTGGTGTTGAAGGAAGAGGCTAAAGAACAACCCGTGCTGTTGAAGGAAGAGGCGCCCAAGGAAAATACAAAAGAAAGCGATTTTGATTTACTGGACAAATGGACGAACCCGGATAGGCCGACATCATCTTTCAACCCCGAGGAAACTTTGAAGAAGCTTGTTCCAAATCCAGATCCAAATTCAAACATCGACGCATCTTCAATGAGGAGACGACCCCAGCCACTCACACGTCCGATATCGTACAACGCACAACATCTGCTATCGCCAGACTGGACTGCTTCACCATCTACATTGAGCCCTCAAACATCAAGCCAGCGACCCGCATCGTCATACCTGGATAGTCTAGACAGGACCAGAGGTGGAATCTCTTCGCGAGGCAGTTGCGAATGCGAACATCCACAAGTACATCCTGTGGCATATACGTATCCCCCCACACAGCAAGCGATAGAAGCACGGAAAGAACGGCCTGCATCATATCAACCAGACAGCTTCACCTCCCTCGACAGTCCACCACTGCCGCCACGCCCACGTCCGACCTCCTATGCAACTTATCAGCCTCGCCCTCGCGTTCGTTCCGGTGGTAAAATTGCCTCCTCGCGAGGATTACGAAACAACACTTATCCCAACAACTTGTCAAAACCTGTGCCTGGCAGTGCGGCCAAAGCAGTTGCTGGAGAGAATATTGAAAATGATATGGTATACCAGCGCTTCGGAGATGATGAGGTTGGCCCCCCCACACCCGCAACATCAGGGGCCCCGACATTGTCACCACTGCCGGCATGGTCGGCAGCATCGGCGACTCCGATCAACACTGGTCGGGATGTTTTTGAGCAGTTCGAGGAGAAGAGCAAACCAGAGAAGAAAATAAAACACAGATGGTCAACAATACCACAAGCATTGAAGAATTTCAGCGCAAAGAGAAGGGAGTCAGCAGCTACACAAGATCAGCCAAAGTTTTCCATGGTCGTAGACGATTTACGACGCATGAACCTGACAGCAGAGAATTTACAACACTACGAGGCTGTTTCCAGTCGGGAATCAACGCCAAAACGCATGTCAACAGTCGATCTCATTCCGACACCAACCTTAACCCCCTCCGACTTCCCACCCACACACTTGGACGCGCCTCTACCAGCGCCCTTTGCTCCCTGGGCCAATGCTCCCCCAAGTCCCGCCGTAACTGCAGACCGACGGCGCAGCAGTGGCAACCCTCTTACCCTGAACACAATGTCTTCGGGTGTGGAGACCATGCCACAGGTGCGCCCTGTATCGTGGCACTCGCGCCGCAGTAGCATCATCGCCGTCCCCTCGCCAGGGGTGACATGCACAGCCCCCCAACTACGCCACACCAAGGATGTAGCCATCAGCCCGCGTGCAACACCACCAAGCTCGCGGCCTTGCTCGCGACGCAATACTCCAGCCATAGAACGCACATGTATATTGTGCAAGACGAGCAGGCCCGTTTACGAATTTGTTCAACGAAGGATCACGGCGAATTGCTGGCATGAACCGGCGACTTGTGCGGGATGCATGCAAGGCTGGCTTAGACAGAGCGTGGATATCAATGGCTGGGAGGGTTGTTCGTGCCCCGAGTGTGGAGAGAGGATGGCAAGCGAGGATGTTGCTGCTTTTGCAGAAGTTTCGCCGCTATGA
- a CDS encoding U2 snRNP spliceosome subunit (HSH155, U2 snRNP spliceosome subunit), whose amino-acid sequence MAGPRAGKSRANGAANGDASNNKQSLAEASDKELYGGNTGDYVSSIAVDEADDDMEDVQLNGRSLVGQYTASKEMMNEFAHGDAGEADILDSREKQAQIASRETDYQRRRFDRALSPSRADPFAEGGEGAGQSYKDVMKQREFEREEARVQRLIEEKEKSGGNQVLDHKATLKDGGSPPPVDGDKTPPIKKTRKRRRWDEAADESETAAIKEDDNEGTKVESEPKKRSRWSPAVEETKAPEAAAPARSRWDTTAVAPASAATPVPTANGAAVTHTFAFGTDISNRNAPLSDEQLDMMLPGEAEGYKVLEAPPGYEPVRRPVGVVPQLPAGYQGFLLPEADNSLAAMGRQLPTEIPGVGDLQFFKNEDMKYFGKLTDGADENEMTVEELKERKIMRLLLKVKNGTPPMRKTALRQLTDNARQFGAGALFNQILPLLMERTLEDQERHLLVKVIDRVLYKLDDLVRPYVHKILVVIEPLLIDQDYYARVEGREIISNLAKAAGLAHMISTMRPDLDHQDEYVRNTTARAFAVVASALGIPALLPFLRAVCRSKKSWHARHTGVKIVQQIPILMGCAILPHLKGLVECIGENLNDEQPKVRMVTALALAALAEAASPYGIESFDDILNPLWTGARRQRGKALASFLKAVGYVIPLMDEEYSNYYTSQIMEIVIREFQSPDEEMKKVVLKVVSQCSNTAGVTPVYLKDNVLPEFFKHFWVRRMALDKRNYRQVVDTTVDLAQKAGVAEIVGRIVSNMKDENEAYRKMTVETVDKVISTLGAHDVDERLEEQLIDGVLVAFQDQTIEDPIVIDGFATVVNALGERTKTYLPQIVATVLARLNNKSATVRQQAADLISRITFVMQKCDEDPQLIKLAQALYEYLGEEYPEVLGSILGALRAIVTVVGLHAMQPPIKDLLPRLTPILRNRHEKVQENTIDLVGRIADRGANYVNPREWMRICFELLDMLKAHKKGIRRAANNTFGYIAKAIGPQDVLATLLGNLRVQERQSRVCTAVAIGIVAETCAPFTVLPALMNEYRVPELNVQNGVLKSLSFMFEYIGEMAKDYVYAITPLLEDALIDRDQVHRQTAASVVKHVALGCVGLDCEDAMIHLLNLLWPNLFETSPHVIDRIIEAIEGVRNAVGTPLVMNYVWAGLFHPARKVRQPYWRIYNDAYVQNADAMVPAFPAFDEPEVRRHELDIFI is encoded by the coding sequence ATGGCCGGGCCGCGCGCAGGAAAGTCCAGGGCCAACGGCGCTGCCAATGGGGACGCGTCCAATAACAAACAATCGCTTGCAGAGGCAAGTGATAAGGAACTCTATGGCGGCAACACCGGCGACTACGTGAGCTCCATCGCCGTCGACGAAGCAGACGACGACATGGAGGATGTCCAGCTGAACGGCCGAAGCCTAGTAGGTCAATACACCGCGTCAAAGGAAATGATGAACGAGTTTGCACACGGAGATGCTGGTGAGGCCGACATCCTCGACAGTCGCGAGAAGCAAGCGCAGATCGCGTCGCGCGAAACTGACTACCAACGTCGCCGATTCGATCGCGCACTCTCGCCCTCGCGAGCCGACCCCTTCGCGGAAGGCGGCGAAGGTGCTGGCCAGTCCTACAAAGACGTCATGAAACAGCGCGAATTTGAGCGTGAGGAAGCTCGTGTTCAGCGTCTTATagaagagaaggaaaagtCGGGGGGCAATCAAGTTCTAGACCACAAGGCCACGCTCAAGGACGGCGGCTCACCACCTCCCGTCGACGGCGATAAGACCCCGCCCATTAAGAAGACTCGCAAGAGGAGACGCTGGGACGAGGCTGCCGACGAGAGTGAAACAGCGGCGATCAAGGAAGACGACAATGAGGGCACCAAAGTCGAGTCCGAGCCGAAGAAGCGTTCACGATGGTCACCGGCAGTCGAGGAAACCAAAGCTCCCGAAGCTGCCGCACCAGCACGATCACGCTGGGATACCACTGCGGTAGCCCCAGCCAGCGCTGCTACGCCCGTTCCCACAGCAAATGGGGCTGCCGTCACCCACACGTTCGCATTCGGCACCGACATCTCCAATCGCAACGCACCCCTTTCCGACGAGCAGCTGGACATGATGCTTCCTGGTGAAGCTGAAGGCTACAAGGTCCTCGAGGCACCTCCCGGCTATGAGCCAGTACGACGACCAGTCGGTGTAGTACCCCAACTTCCGGCGGGATACCAGGGTTTCCTGCTACCAGAGGCTGACAACAGCTTGGCCGCCATGGGCAGGCAGCTGCCAACAGAAATCCCCGGTGTGGGCGACTTGCAGTTCTTCAAGAATGAGGACATGAAGTACTTTGGAAAGCTCACTGACGGCGCCGATGAGAACGAGATGACTGTGGAGGAACTCAAGGAGCGCAAGATCATGCGACTGCTTTTGAAGGTCAAGAACGGAACACCGCCCATGCGAAAGACGGCACTTCGTCAACTTACAGACAATGCCCGGCAGTTTGGCGCAGGTGCGCTCTTCAACCAGATCCTTCCACTTTTGATGGAGCGCACATTGGAGGATCAGGAACGCCATTTGCTCGTCAAGGTCATTGACCGTGTCCTTTACAAGCTTGATGACCTTGTTCGTCCTTATGTCCACAAGATCCTCGTCGTTATTGAGCCTCTCCTTATCGACCAAGACTACTATGCTCGTGTGGAAGGTCGAGAGATTATTTCCAACCTTGCAAAGGCCGCTGGACTTGCTCACATGATCAGTACAATGCGCCCGGACTTAGACCACCAAGATGAGTATGTGCGAAACACCACTGCTCGAGCTTTCGCAGTAGTCGCATCCGCCCTCGGTATTCCTGCGCTGCTACCTTTTCTCCGCGCTGTTTGCCGGTCGAAGAAGTCGTGGCACGCACGCCATACCGGTGTGAAAATTGTACAGCAGATTCCCATTCTCATGGGCTGTGCTATCCTACCTCATTTGAAGGGACTTGTGGAGTGTATTGGCGAGAACCTCAACGATGAACAGCCAAAGGTCCGCATGGTCACAGCCCTTGCGCTTGCCGCCCTGGCTGAAGCTGCCAGCCCTTACGGTATCGAATCTTTTGATGACATCCTCAACCCGCTCTGGACCGGAGCTCGCCGCCAGCGTGGCAAGGCTTTGGCATCTTTCCTCAAGGCTGTGGGCTACGTGATCCCGCTGATGGACGAAGAGTACTCTAACTACTACACCAGCCAGATCATGGAGATTGTCATTCGCGAGTTCCAGTCACCCGACGAGGAGATGAAGAAGGTTGTGCTCAAGGTCGTCTCGCAGTGTTCCAACACAGCGGGTGTCACTCCCGTATACTTGAAGGACAATGTTTTGCCTGAGTTCTTCAAGCACTTCTGGGTCCGCCGTATGGCACTCGACAAGCGTAACTACCGCCAAGTTGTTGACACTACCGTCGACCTGGCACAGAAGGCAGGTGTTGCTGAGATCGTTGGTCGTATCGTTAGCAACATGAAAGACGAGAACGAAGCATACCGTAAGATGACTGTTGAGACCGTCGACAAGGTCATTAGCACTCTAGGCGCGCACGATGTCGACGAGCGCTTGGAGGAGCAACTCATTGATGGTGTGCTCGTTGCTTTCCAGGATCAGACTATCGAGGACCCCATCGTTATCGACGGTTTCGCCACGGTCGTCAACGCGCTCGGTGAGCGTACCAAGACCTACCTTCCACAGATTGTTGCAACCGTTCTTGCTCGCCTCAACAACAAGTCAGCTACAGTTCGCCAGCAAGCTGCAGACCTCATCTCGCGGATCACGTTTGTTATGCAGAAGTGTGACGAAGACCCACAGCTGATCAAGCTTGCTCAAGCACTCTACGAATACCTTGGTGAAGAGTACCCCGAAGTTCTTGGTTCCATTCTTGGTGCCCTTCGCGCCATCGTCACAGTCGTCGGCCTTCATGCCATGCAGCCCCCCATCAAGGACCTGTTGCCCCGCCTGACACCTATCCTACGTAACCGACATGAGAAGGTACAGGAGAACACCATCGACCTTGTCGGTCGTATCGCTGATCGAGGTGCAAACTACGTCAACCCTCGTGAATGGATGCGTATCTGTTTCGAACTTCTCGACATGTTGAAGGCTCACAAGAAGGGTATCCGTCGTGCTGCCAACAACACCTTCGGTTACATCGCCAAAGCCATCGGTCCCCAGGATGTACTGGCTACACTTCTCGGTAATCTTCGAGTCCAGGAGCGTCAGTCCCGTGTCTGCACAGCTGTTGCCATCGGTATCGTTGCTGAGACCTGTGCGCCTTTCACTGTTCTTCCTGCATTGATGAACGAATACCGCGTACCGGAGCTGAACGTGCAGAACGGTGTACTCAAGTCTCTATCATTCATGTTTGAGTACATTGGTGAGATGGCCAAGGACTACGTCTACGCTATTACACCACTTCTGGAGGACGCTCTCATTGACCGAGATCAAGTGCATCGTCAAACTGCTGCATCAGTAGTCAAACACGTTGCCTTGGGCTGTGTTGGTCTTGACTGCGAGGATGCCATGATTCACTTGCTCAACCTCCTCTGGCCAAACCTTTTCGAAACTAGTCCACATGTCATTGACAGGATTATTGAGGCCATTGAGGGTGTCCGAAACGCCGTTGGCACACCGCTCGTCATGAACTATGTCTGGGCAGGTCTATTTCATCCCGCTCGCAAAGTTCGGCAGCCGTACTGGCGGATCTACAACGATGCGTACGTCCAGAACGCCGATGCGATGGTCCCGGCTTTCCCGGCTTTCGATGAACCGGAGGTGCGCAGGCACGAGCTGGACATTTTCATCTAA
- a CDS encoding Mito-carr domain containing protein, translating into MGKGEEAIRDIVCGSAAGIVGKYIEYPFDTVKVRLQSQPDNVPLKYTGPLDCFKKSLQQDGFIGIYRGISAPLVGAAVETSTLFFSYRLAGDALKSSGFYPELKRHPERELPYTGMLYCGMVAGAITSLFLTPIELVKCKMQVPLESPGGIVAAPTIRGVIASIYRHQGLKGYWHGQIGTLIRETGGGAAWFGGYEGMKILFKGSSATAKDEDLAVWQRMVSGSVAGGAYNFTFYPADTIKSRMQTEDVKQLTGGKSTFSAVGKALWKQHGIKGMYRGCGITVARSIPSSAFIFTVYEELKKRWSVQRFE; encoded by the exons ATGGGAAAGGGCGAAGAGGCTATAAGAGATATAGTCTGCGGTTCAGCAGCTGGTATTGTTGGAAAATACATCGAGTATCCTTTTGATACCGTCAAGGTCCGCCTCCAGTCACAGCCGGACAACGTACCTCTCAAGTACACTGGACCACTGGATTGTTTCAAGAAATCACTACAGCAAGATGGCTTCATAGGCATCTACAGGGGGATCAGCGCGCCTCTGGTCGGCGCTGCGGTCGAGACCAGCACTCTGTTCTTCAGT TACCGCTTGGCCGGAGATGCTCTCAAGTCTTCGGGCTTCTATCCTGAACTGAAGAGACACCCTGAAAGAGAGTTGCCCTATACTGGCATGCTCTATTGCGGCATGGTCGCTGGAGCCATCACATCACTTTTCCTTACACCGATTGAGCTGGTAAAGTGCAAGATGCAAGTTCCTCTGGAATCACCCGGTGGTATTGTAGCCGCACCGACTATTCGAGGAGTTATCGCTTCAATCTACCGTCACCAAGGCCTCAAGGGATACTGGCACGGACAGATTGGAACGCTGATCCGTGAGACAGGAGGTGGCGCAGCATGGTTCGGCGGGTACGAAGGCATGAAGATACTCTTCAAGGGATCCAGTGCAACGGCCAAGGACGAAGACCTCGCTGTCTGGCAGCGCATGGTTTCCGGTTCTGTCGCCGGAGGAGCTTACAACTTCACATTCTACCCCGCCGACACAATCAAGTCGAGGATGCAGACAGAAGATGTCAAGCAGTTGACTGGCGGAAAGTCAACATTCAGCGCAGTAGGAAAAGCGCTCTGGAAGCAACATGGCATCAAGGGCATGTACCGCGGCTGCGGCATTACAGTTGCCAGGTCGATACCCAGTTCCGCCTTCATCTTTACCGTATACGAGGAACTGAAGAAGCGATGGTCTGTACAACGATTCGAATAG
- a CDS encoding Cgr1 multi-domain protein, with the protein MSDSVIIQAPPATETAPVKGMKKNGKQWHDNKAPFRPKAGQSSWEKRSAERAALAARRVEAIKTKRAAKEERERFAKMEEKMHKRRVERLKRREKRNKMLKS; encoded by the exons ATGTCTGACTCTGTGATAATCCAGGCGCCTCCCGCCACCGAGACTGCGCCTGTCAAGGGCATGAAGAAGAACG GCAAGCAATGGCACGATAACAAGGCCCCGTTCCGACCAAAGGCAGGCCAGTCGTCATGGGAGAAGCGCTCAGCTGAAAGGGCGGCGCTTGCTGCA CGACGAGTCGAAGCCATCAAGACCAAGCGCGCCGCCAAGGAGGAACGGGAACGATTCGCCAAGATGGAGGAGAAGATGCACAAGAGGCGTGTCGAGCGTCTGAAGAGGAGGGAGAAGCGCAACAAGATGCTCAAGTCGTGA
- a CDS encoding Spc7 domain containing protein, whose amino-acid sequence MDGQIHLYSPRSAIRVTSDPEKKPQPHSHKHKSSRHHRDRLDGHRHSSSRRHAAKEAMQSAIQPPTSFGDLLRQARGSRETSPSHSRRQSVAPKQVDGSASGKEEATRGITIPPRRPLRPADVELEAKRVKVREQDVRRALQSLSDQSLQTSRRLDDTYYTILEKASVLRQTIGTLQELSSLTRELHENFESDTTELVDDVKGQVEVFDGFKTQQEQVTGLEDRIKVGREKADALTARLAKAQERVNAKAKSEAEWQAQNTHRVRIFWGTIGLLVTALVLLFVFHPLQPADIAKTPQTQLDPATRDAILNADIPDIAKEAIIGHTTAKTTSTAVSSAGVKSAPKVDERLRKFDEL is encoded by the exons ATGGACGGGCAGATCCACCTCTACAGCCCCAGGTCGGCGATCCGTGTGACGTCTGATCCTGAGAAGAAGCCGCAACCGCACTCACACAAGCACAAGTCGTCGCGCCACCACCGCGACCGTCTAGATGGCCATCGTCATAGCTCCAGCAGACGCCATGCGGCCAAGGAGGCCATGCAATCGGCTATTCAGCCTCCCACCAGCTTTGGGGACTTGCTGAGACAAGCACGAGGGAGCAGAGAAACGAGTCCTAGCCATAGTCGCAGACAGAGCGTCGCCCCAAAGCAGGTAGATGGAAGCGCAAGTGGAAAGGAGGAAGCTACCAGAGGCATCACCATTCCGCCGCGGAGACCCCTCCGCCCTGCTGACGTAGAGTTGGAAGCAAAGAGGGTCAAGGTCAGAGAGCA AGATGTCCGCCGAGCCCTCCAGTCCCTCTCCGACCAATCCCTCCAGACTTCGCGCCGCCTAGACGATACATACTACACCATCCTTGAAAAGGCCTCCGTTTTGCGACAAACAATCGGAACACTACAAGAGCTATCCAGCTTAACAAGGGAGCTACACGAGAACTTTGAGTCGGACACCACCGAGCTGGTAGATGACGTCAAGGGCCAAGTAGAGGTATTTGACGGCTTCAAAACACAGCAAGAGCAGGTCACCGGACTGGAAGACCGCATCAAAGTAGGGAGAGAAAAGGCAGATGCTTTGACAGCAAGACTCGCAAAGGCACAGGAGCGTGTCAATGCCAAAGCAAAGTCGGAAGCCGAGTGGCAGGCGCAGAATACCC ATCGTGTGCGCATCTTCTGGGGCACGATAGGCCTTCTAGTCACCGCCCTCGTACTCCTTTTCGTCTTCCACCCACTCCAACCCGCGGACATCGCCAAAACACCGCAAACGCAGCTCGATCCCGCTACCAGAGATGCTATCCTCAACGCGGACATACCAGATATAGCAAAGGAAGCCATTATAGGACATACAACGGCCAAGACGACGAGCACAGCAGTTAGTTCTGCTGGTGTGAAGTCTGCTCCAAAAGTGGACGAGCGGCTGCGCAAGTTCGACGAGTTGTAA
- a CDS encoding Sec20 domain containing protein, which produces MAPIPSTTQALTTRLNTLSESNKAIGQLIQRLAKLDFQPGSQPLDATDEGDVRLELSAEIHESLKGLEEELEFLRQEVEDVTLQGTLTGRRRNSTKDNERSRLAVLLARLTEDLRLSRSQYRKAQLTAKHNADRAKLKERELLFSNLQSGSSTPSSTYRQRKQQQGISEGEIVAQASSDVTTALRRTHQLMQEELSRSRFAQETLEQSSAALEDLGEKYSDLNTLLANSRSLVTTLVKSTKTDTWYLETTFYILITTVVWLFFRRWLYGPLTWFLIWPVKLVFRVLFAVLPFGAASSAATSSVALSSSSRTLIVQPSAAGGIPRRQPNAEPHYIPAGRGGGARIHEHDPSPPNSYSQKVGKMAEQNQQQQAEEVPDHPQFRKQNKQEEDEGPVTLGDGTVLRESDKPRNPKKKMWEEDVESKKHEEAQKQEAGGEERKRDEL; this is translated from the exons ATGGCGCCAATTCCTTCCACCACGCAAGCACTCACCACCCGCCTAAACACTCTCTCGGAATCCAACAAAGCCATCGGCCAGCTTATACAACGCCTGGCCAAGTTAGATTTCCAGCCAGGTTCACAACCACTGGATGCGACCGACGAGGGTGACGTAAGGTTGGAACTCAGCGCAGAGATACACGAAAGCTTGAAAGGCCTAGAAGAGGAGCTGGAGTTTCTTAGACAAGAAGTTGAAGACGTCACGCTTCAGGGTACCCTCACTGGCCGGAGAAGGAACAGTACCAAAGACAACGAAAGGAGTCGACTTGCCGTACTGCTTGCGCGCTTGACTGAGGACTTGAGATT ATCGCGATCACAATACCGTAAAGCCCAATTAACGGCCAAACACAACGCCGACCGCGCAAAGCTCAAAGAACGCGAACTGCTCTTCTCGAACCTACAATCCGGCTCTTCCACACCCTCGTCCACATATCGCCAAAGAAAACAACAACAAGGCATCTCGGAAGGCGAAATCGTCGCCCAAGCCTCGTCAGACGTCACAACTGCCCTGCGCCGAACGCATCAGTTGATGCAAGAAGAGTTATCGCGCTCAAGATTCGCACAAGAAACACTTGAACAATCCTCGGCCGCGCTCGAAGATCTTGGGGAGAAGTACTCAGATCTTAATACTTTATTGGCAAACAGCAGGAGCCTTGTGACAACACTAGTCAAGAGCACAAAGACAGACACGTGGTATCTTGAGACCACATTCTACATACTGATAACAACAGTTGTTTGGCTCTTCTTCAGACGCTGGCTATACGGACCATTGACCTGGTTTCTCATTTGGCCAGTCAAACTCGTCTTCCGTGTCCTTTTCGCAGTCCTACCATTTGGTGCTGCGTCGTCGGCTGCAACCTCGAGCGTCGCATTATCTTCGTCCTCTAGAACTCTGATAGTCCAGCCTAGCGCAGCAGGTGGTATCCCTCGCCGTCAGCCCAACGCCGAACCACACTACATCCCCGCCGGTCGTGGAGGAGGAGCGCGTATACACGAACACGATCCCAGCCCACCGAATTCATACTCGCAAAAAGTAGGCAAGATGGCGGAACAGaaccagcagcagcaggcaGAGGAGGTGCCTGATCACCCACAATTCAGAAAGCAAAACAAACaggaagaagatgaaggTCCTGTCACCTTGGGCGATGGAACAGTGTTAAGGGAGAGTGACAAGCCACGCAACCCCAAGAAGAAGATGTGGGAGGAGGATGTGGAGAGTAAGAAGCATGAAGAAGCGCAGAAGCAAGAGGCCGGCGGAGAGGAGAGGAAGCGGGATGAGCTGTGA
- a CDS encoding mitochondrial 54S ribosomal protein mL53, which produces MITRFLTDVRVTFNPFSPRSKPARLFLSLIPPNARADGMKIESNMLPRTSKEPASLGVKFKDGKEMNLDLSTMRITQVVEEVDRHSRSLARKEELTGN; this is translated from the exons ATGATCACCAGATTTCTCACCGACGTTCGCGTAACCTTCAATCCCTTCTCCCCACGCTCAAAGCCCGCACGCCTCTTTCTCTCCCTGATACCTCCGAATGCGCGCGCAGATGGCATGAAGATCGAGTCCAATATGTTGCCGCGGACGAGCAAAGAGCCTGCAAGTCTTGGTGTCAAGTTCA AAGACGGCAAAGAGATGAACCTAGATCTAAGCACTATGCGCATAACACAGGTCGTCGAGGAAGTAGATAGGCATTCGCGCTCGTTGGCGCGGAAGGAGGAGCTGACAGGCAACTAA
- a CDS encoding Ppa, Inorganic pyrophosphatase codes for MSYTTRKVGAANTLEHRVYIEKDGQLVSPWHDIPLYANEQQTVLNMVVEVPRWTNAKMEISKEEQLNPIKQDTKKGKLRFVRNCFPHKGYLWNYGAFPQTWEDPNVVHQETKAKGDNDPLDVCEIGELVAKPGEVIQVKVLGVMALLDEGETDWKIMVINVNDPLAPKLNDVEDVERHLPGLLRATNEWFRIYKIPDGKPENQFAFSGECKNKKYAMDIVRECAEAWEKLVTGKTPKDEISLTNTTVSHSTDRVDASSVNVPQGENKSPAPIDPSIDKWFYISGAPSN; via the exons ATGTCTTACACCACACGCAAGGTTGGCGCGGCCAACACGCTCGAGCACCGCGTCTACATTGAAAAGGACGGCCAGCTCGTCTCGCCATGGCACGACATCCCGCTCTACGCCAACGAGCAGCAGACGGTCCTCAACATGGTGGTTGAGGTGCCCCGCTGGACCAATGCGAAGATGGAG ATCTCCAAGGAGGAGCAGCTCAACCCCATCAAGCAGGACACGAAGAAGGGTAAGCTCCGCTTCGTCCGCAACTGCTTCCCCCACAAGGGCTACCTCTGGAATTACGGTGCCTTCCCTCAG ACATGGGAGGACCCCAATGTCGTCCACCAGGAGACCAAGGCCAAGGGCGACAACGACCCATTGGACGTGTGCGAAATCGGTGAGCTCGTCGCCAAGCCTGGTGAGGTTATCCAGGTCAAGGTGCTCGGTGTCATGGCTCTGCTTGATGAGGGTGAGACCGACTGGAAGATCATGGTTATCAACGTGAACGACCCGTTGGCCCCCAAGCTCAACGACGTCGAGGACGTTGAGCGCCACCTCCCTGGTCTTCTCCGCGCCACAAACGAGTGGTTCCGTATCTACAAGATCCCAGACGGAAAGCCCGAGAACCAGTTTGCCTTCTCCGGCGAGTGCAAGAACAAGAAGTACGCCATGGACATTGTCCGTGAGTGCGCTGAGGCGTGGGAGAAGCTTGTCACCGGCAAGACCCCCAAGGACGAGATCAGCCT CACCAACACCACCGTATCGCACTCCACCGACCGTGTCGACGCTAGCTCAGTCAACGTTCCCCAGGGCGAGAACAAGTCACCCGCCCCCATTGACCCCAGCATCGACAAGTGGTTCTACATCTCCGGTGCTCCGTCCAACTAG